One window from the genome of Maylandia zebra isolate NMK-2024a linkage group LG18, Mzebra_GT3a, whole genome shotgun sequence encodes:
- the sema4e gene encoding semaphorin-4E, translating to MNLLLSLTVFCLLPLALMAKENLPLNCIPRRSVPYHRDNARFFSENDVYNYSTMLLIEDKGVLMLGAREKVYALDLYNISQKRASAAWEATPAKKTECKNKGKNAETECLNYIRILHEVGDDRMYVCGTNAFDPECKYVSFSGDALTFEKEMEDGKGKCPFDPFQRYASIMAGDDLYSATSMNFLGSEPVLIRSSGNIRTEFKSSWLNEPTFVSMAQMQESKESESGDDDKVYLFFSETAVECDCYNKLVVSRVARVCKGDLGGLRTLQKKWTTFLKARIDCPVLESQLPYIIRDAYRWCDPEKDWKSCIFYTVFTAQLDTSDLSAVCAYRVSDISRVFAEGKYKTPVPVETSFVKWVMYSGEVPIPRPGACINNAARKAGIHKTLDLPDRTLQFVKDKPLMDQVIQPIGDKPLLVRRGATFTQIIVNQMKAADGNKYPVMFIGTDKGTVLKAVNYDGEMFIIEEVQIFHPRQPIKILKFSNITIQDVHGQLYAGSDTGVAQIPLATCERSSSCMDCVLARDPYCGWNSALGKCVFISKSHREIIQSLKVGDASLCPDADPIKPLNLSVREGEDLKLSCLPLSSLGKIMWQKNNIDLTPSAALQLQDGLLIQNVSLSDAGHYRCLSVEHSRAKKHSITVIEHLVTIDLSDSGDRTLDTQAQTDCASVTGLQVACALLGLAFFALLAWNFYKGHLCMPWSCFKSKSEEQSQESQNQEALHSGVSYQAAPREEKSVVISSNSNNNQH from the exons TGTCTTCTGCCTGCTGCCTCTGGCCTTGATGGCCAAGGAAAACTTACCACTGAACTGCATCCCCCGCAGATCTGTGCCTTATCACA gGGACAATGCTCGTTTTTTTAGTGAGAATGATGTCTATAACTACTCCACCATGCTGTTGATAGAAGATAAAGGCGTGCTCATGCTTGGTGCTAGGGAAAAAGTGTACGCACTTGACCTCTATAACATCTCCCAGAAACGTGCTTCA gctgCATGGGAAGCAACTCCAGCAAAAAAGacagaatgtaaaaacaaaggaaaaaatgcAGAG ACGGAGTGCTTGAACTATATCAGGATCCTGCATGAGGTGGGAGATGAcagaatgtatgtgtgtggaaCCAATGCTTTTGATCCCGAGTGCAAATACGTG TCCTTTTCAGGTGATGCATTGACTTTTGAGAAGGAGATGGAGGATGGCAAAGGGAAGTGTCCATTTGATCCTTTCCAGAGATACGCTTCAATCATGGCAG GTGATGATCTTTACTCAGCCACGTCAATGAACTTCCTCGGCTCTGAACCTGTCCTAATACGCTCGTCTGGTAACATACGGACTGAGTTTAAAAGCTCCTGGCTTAATG AGCCCACCTTTGTTTCCATGGCTCAGATGCAAGAGAGCAAGGAAAGTGAAAGCGGAGATGACGACAAAGTTTACCTGTTCTTTAGTGAGACCGCTGTGGAGTGTGACTGCTACAACAAACTGGTGGTGTCCCGCGTGGCCCGCGTCTGCAAG GGGGATCTTGGCGGTCTAAGGACTTTGCAGAAAAAGTGGACAACCTTCTTGAAAGCTAGAATAGACTGTCCGGTGCTGGAGTCCCAGCTGCCGTACATTATCCGGGACGCATACCGCTGGTGTGACCCCGAGAAGGATTGGAAGAGCTGTATTTTTTACACAGTCTTCACAGCACAGTT ggaCACATCAGACTTGTCTGCAGTGTGTGCGTACCGCGTGTCAGACATAAGCCGAGTGTTTGCAGAGGGGAAGTACAAGACCCCAGTCCCTGTAGAAACCTCCTTTGTTAAGTGGGTGATGTATAGCGGAGAAGTGCCCATCCCTCGGCCTGGAGCT TGTATAAATAATGCAGCTCGTAAAGCGGGTATACATAAAACTTTGGATCTACCAGACCGAACCCTTCAGTTTGTCAAGGACAAGCCCCTCATGGACCAGGTTATCCAGCCAATAGGAGATAAACCTCTATTGGTGCGCAGAGGAGCTACATTCACACAAATCATAGTAAACCAAATGAAAGCTGCAGATGGCAACAAGTACCCCGTGATGTTTATAGGCACAG ACAAAGGCACAGTGCTGAAAGCTGTGAACTACGACGGAGAGATGTTCATCATAGAGGAAGTACAAATCTTCCACCCCCGTCAGCCAATCAAGATTCTTAAATTCTCAAATATCACG atccaagATGTACATGGTCAGCTCTATGCAGGCTCAGACACTGGAGTAGCCCAGATACCACTGGCCACCTGTGAGAGGTCCTCATCCTGTATGGACTGTGTTCTAGCCAGAGACCCGTACTGTGGCTGGAACAGTGCTCTGGGGAAATGCGTTTTCATTTCTAAATCACACCG TGAAATAATTCAAAGTTTGAAAGTTGGAGATGCTTCCCTCTGCCCTGATGCTG ACCCGATCAAGCCTCTGAATTTGTCCGTCCGGGAAGGTGAGGACCTGAAGCTCAGCTGTCTACCCCTTTCCAGCTTGGGAAAAATCATGTGGCAGAAGAACAATATTGATCTGACGCCTTCAGCTGCACTTCAGCTACAAGACGGACTTCTGATTCAGAATGTTTCATTAAGCGATGCCGGTCATTACCGCTGCTTGTCTGTGGAGCACTCCAGAGCTAAAAAGCACAGCATAACTGTAATTGAGCATCTGGTCACAATTGACCTATCAGACTCAGGTGATAGGACACTGGATACCCAAGCTCAGACTGATTGTGCATCAGTTACAGGACTGCAGGTTGCATGTGCTCTTTTGGGGCT